The Hemicordylus capensis ecotype Gifberg chromosome 6, rHemCap1.1.pri, whole genome shotgun sequence genome window below encodes:
- the KLHL33 gene encoding kelch-like protein 33: MSCTESPSEGAVAHAAEQRWEIRNEGHAEGFFAAACQLRDQHQLVDVTVTLGQRNYKTHGALLAAVSSMFRQRLECRVQGVVELDGVTTPRGWEAIVNFAYTGILEATPEVAEEVLEAAEALGVPRVANICKAVLIGTDTEDGLSPSEEKWETLRSLEELYEEGIGWDLELTAEGDTYQVHRLALACGCEFFYGMFTSGMRESRQADAPLCTRFTSADLGVVISFAYSGMLAGGWDDLFDAAQAALQYQVSGILELCLDFFHQKLSPESSLDILSFACAYGLHELEKAAENFVLRNFVHVCATPKFLDLPVNQLVGFLSSDALYILNELEAFQGAIRWLDADRAGRMDYAEKILRCIRFPLMSTRELKQVRTIDMMAAPGRLYSLMVESLSSIPPGPSKMEQLPCRVRYPEKVIVISGGDTLAKNMATRSPSRDFWFSHRFLNGIGLVKQVEWRSLGELPEGPRFRHAVAVKDNMMYIFGGKHFYGIRDTMSSVFRFKPLGGTWERLADMTSCRSYFPAVFLEGLFYALGGSSNDAYCLDTVEGYDPENNTWRPCEPLPAMLCGHAACVLDGSIYVSGGSDGSCRCHTTLIQYRPRAPPIPLATMREERAGHAMEALGGRLYVAGGLRWRDGHGGYADQLACEVYSPGPDVWVALSPLPQAHVIAASVVLQGELYILGGYSHNTYRDTHLIHCYNPSHDRWVSVGTLPQPYADLRACILDVPPSLRKKQPLLPDALKMETPYLSEELHYEHS, encoded by the exons ATGTCATGCACAGAGAGCCCCTCAGAGGGCGCTGTGGCTCACGCAGCCGAGCAGCGGTGGGAGATACGGAATGAGGGCCACGCAGAAGGGTTCTTTGCGGCAGCTTGCCAGCTGAGAGACCAGCACCAGCTTGTGGATGTGACTGTGACCCTAGGCCAAAGGAACTACAAAACCCACGGTGCACTCCTTGCTGCAGTCAGCTCCATGTTCCGGCAGCGTTTAGAGTGCAGGGTGCAAGGGGTGGTGGAGCTGGATGGTGTGACCACACCACGTGGCTGGGAGGCCATTGTGAATTTTGCCTACACTGGGATATTGGAGGCCACGCCAGAGGTGGCTGAGGAAGTATTAGAAGCAGCTGAAGCACTGGGCGTCCCTCGTGTGGCCAATATCTGCAAGGCAGTATTGATTGGGACAGACACAGAGGATGGGCTGAGCCCATCAGAAGAGAAATGGGAGACTCTGCGGAGCCTTGAGGAGCTTTATGAAGAAGGCATTGGCTGGGACCTGGAGCTTACGGCTGAGGGAGATACTTACCAAG TTCATCGCCTGGCCTTGGCCTGTGGCTGCGAGTTCTTCTATGGCATGTTCACCAGTGGCATGAGGGAATCTCGTCAGGCGGATGCCCCTCTCTGCACCCGTTTCACCTCTGCTGATCTGGGTGTGGTCATCTCCTTTGCATACTCGGGAATGCTGGCGGGCGGATGGGATGACCTCTTCGATGCGGCACAAGCTGCGCTTCAGTACCAGGTCTCGGGGATCTTGGAACTCTGCCTGGATTTCTTCCATCAAAAACTGAGCCCCGAATCCAGCTTGGACATCCTCTCCTTTGCCTGTGCCTATGGCCTGCATGAGTTGGAAAAGGCTGCCGAGAACTTTGTATTAAGGAACTTTGTCCACGTCTGTGCCACACCCAAGTTCCTAGACCTCCCGGTCAACCAGCTGGTAGGCTTCCTAAGCTCTGATGCCCTCTACATCCTCAATGAATTAGAAGCCTTCCAGGGAGCCATCCGCTGGCTGGACGCTGACCGAGCTGGACGGATGGATTACGCTGAGAAAATCTTACGCTGCATCAGGTTCCCCTTGATGTCCACCCGGGAGCTCAAGCAAGTGCGTACGATAGACATGATGGCTGCCCCAGGTCGACTCTATAGCCTCATGGTGGAATCGTTGTCCAGCATCCCGCCAGGCCCTTCCAAGATGGAGCAACTTCCTTGTCGAGTGAGGTACCCGGAGAAGGTGATTGTCATTAGTGGAGGAGATACCCTGGCAAAGAACATGGCCACTCGCAGCCCCAGCCGGGATTTCTGGTTCTCCCACCGCTTCCTCAACGGCATCGGATTGGTCAAACAAGTGGAGTGGCGCAGTCTCGGGGAGCTCCCAGAAGGGCCGCGTTTCCGGCACGCTGTGGCAGTCAAGGACAATATGATGTACATCTTTGGGGGAAAGCACTTCTACGGCATCCGGGACACCATGAGCTCAGTGTTCAG GTTCAAACCCCTCGGCGGCACCTGGGAGCGCCTGGCTGACATGACCAGTTGCCGAAGCTACTTCCCCGCTGTCTTCCTGGAGGGGCTCTTCTACGCGCTGGGAGGCAGCTCCAACGACGCCTACTGCCTGGACACCGTGGAAGGCTATGACCCCGAGAACAACACCTGGAG GCCCTGTGAGCCCCTGCCTGCTATGCTCTGCGGCCACGCAGCCTGCGTCTTGGACGGATCCATCTACGTCTCCGGTGGAAGCGATGGCTCATGCCGCTGCCACACAACCCTGATCCAATATCGCCCAAGGGCCCCTCCCATCCCTCTGGCCACCATGCGGGAAGAACGGGCGGGCCACGCCATGGAAGCGCTGGGCGGGCGGCTCTACGTGGCAGGCGGCCTGCGCTGGCGGGACGGCCACGGCGGCTACGCCGACCAGCTGGCCTGTGAGGTGTACAGCCCAGGCCCAGACGTGTGGGTGGCCCTCAGTCCTCTGCCACAAGCCCACGTCATCGCCGCCTCGGTTGTCCTGCAGGGGGAGCTCTACATCCTGGGAGGTTACAGCCACAACACCTACCGCGACACCCACCTGATTCACTGCTACAATCCAAGCCACGACCGCTGGGTCAGCGTAGGGACGCTGCCTCAGCCTTATGCTGACCTCAGGGCCTGCATCTTGGACGTTCCTCCCTCACTCAGGAAGAAGCAGCCCTTGCTCCCAGACGCTCTCAAGATGGAAACCCCTTATCTCTCAGAAGAGTTGCACTACGAACACTCCTGA